tgccatgttaatataaaatgaactatttttatttatgtatatgaaatttttttattttaataattacttaatagaaagaaaatattcttaatgcaaaaactcaataatataataaaaagtaataacattttcattaatttaaattaaaaatacatgatgaaaatagaaaaaaagtttaaaataaaaacaacaacatggcttaaaaataaaatactttctattcttatattatgctaaattaaataaattaattaatatttattaaatattaatttataaaatactcTTTAAAGATTCTCTTTTACACCAATTTGGTATTATACATTCGAGACAACACCAATTTGgtgttgaaaattttggtgtaaAACACTCTTGGACACCAAATTAGCGCTGGATTTGGTGTCCAACATTGGAGTTGCTCTAATATTAAAGTTACATTCTTCTTatataaagttacaaattaacttgaaacttcttggatataattatttgattgataaaaataataatttaagattaagttttatttttatttgttaattactttataaatgttaaatattttatatatttgtaatgcattagttaaaatatttgtaaaaaaatacatttgtcaatatatatattatgtgtatatataatatattaaataaataaatatctataatatatatgtatattcgatTCGGTTTGATTCGGTTACCCCACATTCGGTTCGGATTTTGGTTTGAATTTAGtgaaaatcataattaaacCATATACATTGAAACAGTATTCAGtcttttttcaaatcaaatcattatctagtcaaataatttttaaccgCATTGACCGATTCGATTTCAATTCGATTTAATTCCCTACAATTTCAATCGCAATTGACATCTCTAACTGTGGCAGCGATTAATGGCAATCGAGGGAGCACCCAGTATGTATCAATGGGTGAGCATGGTGTAATTAAAACTTTAAAACTGACCAGGATTTGAAACTAATGATGATTTGAACAGCAGGAGTGTTAGTATTTATTACATTGGGtttgtgaaagaaaaataaggtgGACATTCCCTACACAGACAGAGGCATAGCACCAGCAGCAGTTTGGATTATAAATTTCATGCTGTTGAGAAGAGTGTGGTGGTAACAGAGTCAGGGGAGTTCAAAGGATATGCTTCTGGCTTGGTTGCCGGAATTTCTGCTTTAGTTGATTCAGAAGAGCGAGGTTAGCCTGAAGTAACTCAAGTTACTGACTTGAGCCAGGTTTTAATAAATGGAGGGTTGTGAGAGAGCCAAAACATGGGACTTATGATCCTATTATTCCCTTCAGTTAACTTTTTGTTGACCAGGTGATTCACAAGGAAGCAGGGTAAGGTTGTGCACCTCTTGTACTGAGGACGCCCTTTTGATTGATTTGGCTAGAGGAACTCAAGTTACACGGGCGGCCACGGTTATTAGACCTCTTCCTTATTTTTTTGGCAACTTCGTCTATCAGTTGTTGGCCTGAGCAAGCACTAAACAAATAATAGCTATGCTATGctattctttatttctttccctttttttttctttttctttttttctcttttttttttttttttggaatactTGTGGCCTGTTGTAGCTTCAGCTTTTCCAGCAGTTCAAACAACCTCCTGAATTGCTGTGGTCTTTTTGAGCTTTTTACAGACACCAATTGATAGTTAATTCCAGATTGAAAAccttgattattgatttgtttTAGGAGATTATATTCTAGTTGCAGTATGGATCCATGTCATTTCACATTAGTTGATCAATGGATAGGAACAAGGAAAGAAATAAGTCTAAGCTCTCTCAAATCTTGTGGATGTTGAACTAAGATTGCATGTGATGTCAATTTGTACATTACAGCAGCCTCCAATCCATTTGTGTATAATTCATACCAAACCAAACATAACACAATCTATTGATCACCCTGCTTTTGTGCACACACCACCAAAGAGTAGAGTCGAAACAAATTCATCAAAGAAATAAAGCACAATCAAGACACAAACCGCACAAAATGTGGCTATATGATCATCAAAGTTCCTCTCCTCCATTAAGTGTTGTGGATGGCTGCTATATATAGAAGCTGTGTGACTGAAAGGATAATTAAGAATACCTCCATTGTTCTCTGCAAAACAGAAACAATATATATGTCCATTGTGCATGAAGTTTACTCTGAATGTTCAAACtgattaaatgaaaaatgcagcTCTGCCTCCAACTTACCAAGCACGCATTCCTGTTTTGCAGCTCTATCTCTTTGCAGGCAAATCTGTAGACATAATTAATGTCACTTCTTTAGTGGAAGAAACGGGTAAAGAAATCAGTATGCCTATGATTGTTTCTCTCTACTTACCCCATAGCAAGGAGGGTAAGACTCCAAGCAATGGCAGCAGCAGAAGCAGCTGAAGGCAAGGTGCCACTCCCCCAAGAATTGACATGGTTCAATCCAGAGATGACAGATGCAACACCAACCACGCCTGCGATCAAAGCAAAGATCACGAAGAACCCAGTCGCAGCATTTCCCATCGGGAAGTATATGGGAGAGAAATGTGCTGGGAGGTCAAATCCTGGACCTGCAGAGATAAAGTAATACACTCAACAAGCGTTAGTATGGTCCCATCTTTTGTAAGGTGTTCAATTATATCCACTCTTATCACAGGAGCTTCTATTAGCACCCTACAATTGCAAAAATTCTCTATATCGAACTtggagagaaggaagagaagttACCAATGTAGAAACCATGATCAATGGCTTTGTTAACGGCCCATCCACCAATGCCCAGAACAATCACATACATGCAGAAGTTGAGGACTAGAAGCAACGCGGCCACCGGTTTCAACTGCTGCCCAGCCATCTTGCtgctatatatatgtgttaattTGCTGACGACGATGATGAAAAGGCTTAGTTTGGAAAGATTTGCAGCCTTGCAGGTGCTGGAGAGGTTCTTATAAAGGGATTGTTGGGAGGGTTTTGGGTTCTTTTCTTGCAAGGCTGCTGATTCAAAGAGATTATTGGTTCAAAGAAAGGGTGCTTCCAGCTCAGGACAAGGATTAGAGAATCAGCATTGACTGCTTTCCGGAATGATACACTTTCTGCCATACCTTTCTTCCCGAGGACTCCATTTCAATTTTTGGGGGGGAGTTcacccatcatcatcatcatcagggACGCCCACTGCTACTTTGTCTTATGATTTCAACAGGAGATGTAAATTAGGGAACTCAATAACTAATTTTTAGCCTTAATCTCTTTTCACTGACATGAGGAAGATTtggcatttttttaatttttaaaatagccCTTGTCTGTTGAGCTTTCTCCCCTAATCAGGACTCAAACACAAAATCTGAGAGTCCAAAAAATACACCTCAATGATTCTTTCTTTGTGAGTTAATTTATACCTTGGGCGACTCCATTTCTTTGTTCCAAGGGAAAGTGGCATTCTTTGCCAAATTGCCTCGGAGAACtagtctctctttttttttttttttctttgtgaaaTATTGATTAGAATAAGATggtaaatttaaatatttatgcaaAATTGTTCCTTGCAAAACTACCAACATGTAtcgcatttttaattttcttctaacACGAGTGAGAATGAGTGgcttacatattttttaaatattaaatatttttttaacattaagtTATATGGGTGAAGACAATTAATTTCGTGTTTGGTGTGTTAAGTCAAATATGACACCATATTTCGTATTTTCGAGTTGTTTCCAATTGTATTGACGAGATTTATGATTATTTACCACTCTCAAGTCTCAATTGTGGGTGTAGGCCTTGTTAGCAATACTGGATTGAGCttgtaaatgttttttttttattattattattcttatccGGATTCATCTTCAAATTAGGCTTCTaacgaatttttttttagaatatttgaaacTCGTGTTAAgttcaatatattatttttgggaGTAACctttaatgaaatttaaaatcaagggtaaataatatagttaatctcttaattttatattttgtaacaaAATAGTTCTTATGCTTCAATTTGTCTTAAATgaactattaaatttttaatctttttataaattatgtcGAATTCTATCAAAAATTATCATATTgcagaaatataaaataaaatataaaaaaataatagttgtTGATGACTATTACTTAacattttaaagattttgtacaaatatatatatatatgtatgtaatttGCAATAAAATTTTGTTAGGGGAATAAAAAATCTCTATCATTTTAACagaaatattttgagaaattgaaataaaagcGATTAAGAAAAAAACTTTAGGGAttttcaaagaagaaaaaataacccAACTATAGGGCCTTTCACCACTGATCTATAGCAATGATTAACAATTGCAGTCGTTAGCAACTAGGGgcgttcaaaaaaatcggtgcatcGCGAAAATCGGCCAAATCGATccgatcaatttttttttttttggcggtcGAAAATGGTTTGGATTTTgtccaaaccgcgcggtttgcggtttggacagtttGTGGTTCGATTTAATCGAACcgcctaaaaaaataataaaaaaaattattattatacaaatctaataattggcagctcatcctatttattttttacactattttgtctttattttttactcctatttatttacatttaattgtctttatttaccaatatttgtgtctttatttaccatttttaaatatcttttttagttattttaaatagcatttcaaatcgcgataaaccgcaccaaaccagaccgcaaatgcggtTTGGCCTaacccaaaccagaccgcggtctgATTTGGTTAAAAAATCGCACTAACAGTTTGGcttgctgaaaatgattcagaccgaTCAAACCGCACCGCAAACACTCCTATTAGCAATTGATTTTtctatgtttttattttttattttatatatgtattgccgcatcataattttaaatgtgGGATAGGAGTTTTATAGGGATATAgaagtaatttaaatttatatatctgATTTTAGAAAgacaaaatatgaatataaaaaagGATAAATTGTATTCAGACCCTTGTGATTTGAGCTATTTGCAAATAGACCTCTCGTGGTTTAAAATAATTCTGAAGCCACCCACGATAAGGTGCGTGATCCTTTTGAAGTCCAAATCTAAGTAAGATAAATATTAGTTCTTCATTGATTCTTTTTCTACTTCTTCCACTTCTCCACTCTCAAACCCAAATTTGGACGATGGACTTGTTGAAAATCTATAGCATAGATTTAGGTTattttgaatcatcaacaatatatattttttatattttgtatttagtaattataaacttatttttcattaaaataaaatgagcaaaataagattatatcaagataagattgaaatatttttcaaatcaagatatgaaatgatcaagataagtcTATAaagcattttaaattttttatcaaattgcttgttaaattttttggaatgtaTTGAGAGACATATggttattttcttttatctataagaaatcacgtgacttctttttcaaagtgTTGTCTAAAAAATTACCCAATAATGGTGaattggatttttcaaacacttagaacatgttttctaattttttgttttgagaaatagtttttcataatgacaaatataacgtattttcaattttctaaaaataaactacaaaacataaaactaaaaatgaattaaaaacttaaaactaaaaattaaaacgtAAAGAAAATTgtctcttaaattttaattctaattgaaaactcttaaattgtGACCTTGATATTTAGTGATTACAGTTGGAATAAGAGCGGCAATAATAGCAAACGACCACAAATAACACAGGAATTTTTATAGATGTTTGGTTATAAGAGTTTAAATCATCTTTCTCAAAATTAAGCTTGAGATTTCACTAAGTGAAAAATATCACTAGCTTTTGATTGTAGTTAGAACCAATATAAATTCATTGCGTAAGCAATAACCACTAACACGCAGTTGGTAAATACAAACTTATCATACAACTAATGAGTAAAAACATAACttacaaataaagacaaaccaAACAACTCACCAATTCTGCTAATTTCACTAGGTAACATAATTTCTACCCTTGAACTCCCTCACTCTTGTGTGAATACTCTTTCAATTAGTTCGTTGTTGTTTTTTGAGACCCTATACTTATCTTATATATTCTTCTCCAGAAAACTAATTGTTAGAAATAAAGGTTATtagtgtaagcacccccacccgaatatccccaaccaccaggactactcgaacgggagcgcttacggaaggagaaaagaatgaaacaagagtcaaaaccaccctggcatgcatacacaaaaataagaacaacggaagcgagactaaacacatgcatacacTACGGGTACCCTGCTAACatagcggtcacatgataaataaataaacatagactcctatgccaacatacacgagacacgagaaaagacctggcacaatataaattaatagaGTAAACCTTATtcaaacatcagagttgatagggattgacgggactgcctgtacaccataccgactctgctgCTAAGAGATGATTCCCTTGCCATGGTCCAcactgccactacctggaatgatggaaagcaaggtgagtcgagagactcagcaagtataaagaaaagaaaagctgaAGGCTAAACATAcccagaaaactctccccataATAAACatccatgtacacacaagccatgagacgctacaacacaatagtatagtataataaaagcacataccggtcattAGGGCCCACacaaaacacctggcacccaagtcccatatcaacctgtcgctgccttgaaaggcaacatgtatctccaacaaacctgatcgcgctgtcccgggtcggtactcccgtcacctgtccATGTCAATACTCCCGACATCCGAGCCAGAGGCtctctcggaacggtactcccgtccgagaactaaatactaccagtaaccatgcaatgcacataacaatgcaatggcgtagtgagcatcaacgtgatacgtggcgcctatacatccaggcatcaggccatgctccgcccacatagtaaaccacacgcgatgcatatgcccgtgctagatGCAACCTGATCAAGCTAAAATGTCTGtatccaagcatactcaataaatgaatatcccaacatgcaacccgtacccatgtgcatatcaaatcatgaacagtaatataatgaatctaaacgtgcagtaaatcacaaactaatagagctagtcagcagtgcccggcatcAGTCAATGGTCAGTGATTatgagtgtccacccgacgatccacttcagggccgtacaatagtctaccccaacgtcaccaacaaccgacccctgccttACTACTCGAtaactctaaccgaaccataaataaattcgagaaaaaccataaataaacccataCGTCTAGGAActtagtccccaagctgggtccAACATTATTCCCAAatggagtgggggcggtacaaacccccgtaggctcacaacaaataaaattctagaagtctcggatttaatttaaattaaaacaaatgaataataattcaataaataaggCTAGGTGATGAATTAAAGTAAGAGatgtgataaaatacgagaaatcacggggtctttcacaggaattaaagaatacgaggagagggttaaaagcttgcctttacacggctaTTTCTTacatttcttgcactcccgctgtgaagtaaaacgtttaatagcgattaataaaatcatgactcgcattaattaaatctaaccgtgtaatataaataatttaaccatctaaaatctcacgtaggcacaccgtaaataaaacctCAACGAGTcttatattcaatttaaattaaatcacatcaataacattctcaatatatatataattaattagtatataatattaACAACTCACCTATATGCTTAGCTTATAAACAaaggaacatatatatatatatatatttgcttaacAGCATATACACATATTTTCACCAATATGCTTACACGACCAGgcattcttt
This portion of the Diospyros lotus cultivar Yz01 unplaced genomic scaffold, ASM1463336v1 tig00010937_2, whole genome shotgun sequence genome encodes:
- the LOC127793463 gene encoding membrane protein PM19L-like, translated to MAGQQLKPVAALLLVLNFCMYVIVLGIGGWAVNKAIDHGFYIGPGFDLPAHFSPIYFPMGNAATGFFVIFALIAGVVGVASVISGLNHVNSWGSGTLPSAASAAAIAWSLTLLAMGFACKEIELQNRNACLRTMEVFLIILSVTQLLYIAAIHNT